DNA from Brachyspira aalborgi:
CAAAGGCGTGGCAATACAAATTTAACGAAGCAATTTGTTAATTTACTTATTTATATTCTGCAATTTATTTTTATAATCCTTTCTTATATCGTTAATAATATCAAAAATAGATTTAAAATTATCAAAATATTTTTTATTCTTTTCATTTAAAATATTATCTCTTTTTGTATTGTATCTTAATTTTTTTATATATTTAGAAAATTCATTTTTACTTAAACCGTCATTATTTTCGTCTATTTTATAAATTATATGTTTTTTATGTTTTTCTTGGCATAATGACAAATTCTTACCTTTTATTTTTTTATTTAATATTTTATTTGGAAAATAATATTCTATAGATAAATATTCTTTACCTATTAATTTTGGCAAAACAAAATAATATATATTTGGTTCAAAAAATACAAATTTACAATTTTCATTTTTAATATTTTTCTCAAATTCTTTTATTATATTTATCCTGTCTCTATCAAAAATAACTATAACGGGGTTTTTAGGATTTTTTATTTTAGACTTTTCTAATAAATATTTATATGGTTTTATATTATTTTTTTCTTTAAGTTCTTTTACAAAATTCATTAAAGTTTGGTCTCCCGTATTATTAATATTATTACTATCATGTTTAGTATAAGGTATTTTTGTTATTATTTGAAAATTTAATTTATAATATTCTTTAAAATGGCTATATGCCGAGCTTAAATAAACTTTATCCGTTTTACCTTCAGTTATAATAGTTATTTTTTGATTATTAATAATTTTATCAAAATAAAAAAACATATCTTTCATTTTTTTAGCTATATCTCTTTTATTATTTTCAAAATTCATTTTTCTTATTTGATATATAAAAGCAATTCTTCCTTCAATACAATTCCTTATTGATTGATAATCATCAGAATTTGGATTTTTAATTAAATTATATAACATAAGTCTTGTTTTTCTTATATAATTTCTCTTTACATTTACTTTTTTATTTACTATTAGACCAGTAACTTCTTGCCTTGAAGATTTATATTGCATGCGAACTTTATCAAAATTAATATCAAAATGATTATTATTTATCATTTTAATTATCTCGCTTCCTAATTTCCAATTCCCATCATCATCTTTATACGCTATAGCTATTGGAAAATTTTTTAAATTTGTGGATATTGTAATATCGTCAGCATATCTTGTATAATTAAATTTATATTTTTTTGATAATATAGATAAACCTTTATCTAAACTAATGGCAATTAAATTTGATATTATAGGAGAGCTTGGGCTACCTTGAGGCAATTGATTATTATAGCAAGATATTTGAGCAATTAAAGTTGCAACCTCTTCGTTTAATTGAAAATTTTTATTTTTTATAAAAAATCCTCTCACTCTGCCAAAATTTATACTTGGGAAAAAATCTTTTAAATCTATATTTAAAACATATCTTTTATTCTTGTGAAAGTTTGAATTTGTATATATAGATTTCTTTTTTAAAAATCCATGAGAAGCGTTTTTATTTAGTTGTATTTCGTTATAGCATTCTTCTAAAACTTTTTTTAATTTCTTTTGAATTATTTTTAAATATTTATTTGGTGCTGATATATTTCTAAATTTACCATTATTTTTAGGTATTTGAAATTCTGTATATAAATTATATTTTTTTACAAATAAAATATATGTTATTTTTTTTAATTTAATCCCTATAATTTTTGAAAGTCCAAATTTACTTTTACAATTTTTTAATTTATCTAATGTATCCATAAAAATAAAAGCTTACAGATACTCTTATGTAAGACATATACTGTGCACAGTATATGGAATAAAGAAAAAGCAGCATTTTTACTTAAACACTAACCCTATAATAAATCATCTCCTGCGAAATCAACAGGAAAAATCTATCTGTAAGCTAATATAAAAATTATCATATTAGTTTAAAAAAGTCAAATCTAAACTTTAGTATTAATTCCCATTTTCAATAATATTTTTCTCCTCCTCACTCAAACCATACAACCAATAAACTATTTTATCAATTTCTCCCTCAATTTTAGACACATCCTCATTTGAATTTTTACTTCTAACCTTCAAAATCTCATTAACATTATTTATAATTTTATCAACCAATTTTTTATTTGTATTATCTATTTTTGGAATAGGTATTTTTTCAATATATATTTTACCGCCATAAGTTCCACTACCCAAAGTTGCAGAAGTTAATTTTATATATAACCTTGATAATTTAGAATTCAAAATTCCTATTAAGTATTTTATTGTATTTTTATTTTTACAATTTATCATAAACATACTATCTAAAACAAAATAGCCTTTATCGTCATAACTGAAATATAATTCGCTTGAAATTCTATTCCACATAATTTTACCATAATATTCAACTTTTCCATTATTACTTTTATTTTTATCAAATTCTTTATAATAAGTAGCAGCACATCTTTGTAAAGCATACCATTCGTATCTAATGCCCGTTTCATCTTTATTTCTATTTAAAAGTTTTTCTTTATAATTTAATAAATGATTATAAATGGCTGTATATTTCTTTTTAAATTCTTTCTCTGCTTTTTGAGACGCTCCGACTATATTTTTGTCATTATGTAATGGGAAATGCCAAGCTATGAATAGTAAATATTTATTTTGAAAATCATAACCATACCTTTTAATATCTTTTCCTCTTAAAATAGGTTTTATAATTTCTGCCGATTTTTTATCCTCTTTAATCAGTCTATTTTTAGTTTTCTCGTCAATAATAAATGCTTCGTTTAAACCCGTAGAAATTCCTCTATAAATATTTATATTCCAATCTTTTAAAACCTTATGTTTATTAATTTTCTCAAATATCGAACGCTCGACTTTATTCATAATAACCCATTCTTTACCCAAATTAGCC
Protein-coding regions in this window:
- a CDS encoding retron Ec67 family RNA-directed DNA polymerase/endonuclease, with translation MDTLDKLKNCKSKFGLSKIIGIKLKKITYILFVKKYNLYTEFQIPKNNGKFRNISAPNKYLKIIQKKLKKVLEECYNEIQLNKNASHGFLKKKSIYTNSNFHKNKRYVLNIDLKDFFPSINFGRVRGFFIKNKNFQLNEEVATLIAQISCYNNQLPQGSPSSPIISNLIAISLDKGLSILSKKYKFNYTRYADDITISTNLKNFPIAIAYKDDDGNWKLGSEIIKMINNNHFDINFDKVRMQYKSSRQEVTGLIVNKKVNVKRNYIRKTRLMLYNLIKNPNSDDYQSIRNCIEGRIAFIYQIRKMNFENNKRDIAKKMKDMFFYFDKIINNQKITIITEGKTDKVYLSSAYSHFKEYYKLNFQIITKIPYTKHDSNNINNTGDQTLMNFVKELKEKNNIKPYKYLLEKSKIKNPKNPVIVIFDRDRINIIKEFEKNIKNENCKFVFFEPNIYYFVLPKLIGKEYLSIEYYFPNKILNKKIKGKNLSLCQEKHKKHIIYKIDENNDGLSKNEFSKYIKKLRYNTKRDNILNEKNKKYFDNFKSIFDIINDIRKDYKNKLQNINK